From the Nocardiopsis changdeensis genome, one window contains:
- a CDS encoding DUF4129 domain-containing protein, with the protein MTAPFAAVLEVTGDEGRRRAVEELSDPVYGQQEPSLLERFLEWLSNLEVPVPGVGGGWATAVLLVVVALLVLWLVLWLRPSRTRRGEGAVHRTAPRSAADHRAAALAHEEAGEYTAAVTERMRAISVDLEDRTIISPRAGRTATELAAEAAKALPGEAGGLREGARLFNDVVYGDRPATADTARVLRELDERLRAARPALDPEEARG; encoded by the coding sequence GTGACGGCGCCGTTCGCGGCCGTCCTGGAGGTGACCGGGGACGAGGGGCGCCGCCGCGCCGTCGAGGAGCTGAGCGACCCGGTGTACGGGCAGCAGGAGCCCTCCCTGCTGGAACGTTTCCTGGAATGGCTCTCCAACCTGGAGGTCCCCGTCCCGGGCGTCGGCGGCGGGTGGGCCACCGCGGTCCTGCTCGTCGTGGTCGCGCTGCTGGTGCTCTGGCTCGTCCTGTGGCTGCGCCCCTCTCGGACCCGCCGCGGCGAGGGCGCCGTCCACCGGACCGCGCCCCGGTCGGCGGCCGACCACCGCGCGGCCGCACTGGCCCACGAGGAGGCCGGGGAGTACACGGCCGCCGTCACCGAGCGGATGCGCGCGATCAGCGTCGACCTGGAGGACCGCACGATCATCTCGCCGCGCGCCGGGCGCACGGCCACGGAGCTGGCCGCCGAGGCCGCGAAGGCGCTGCCCGGCGAGGCCGGGGGGCTGCGCGAGGGCGCCCGCCTGTTCAACGACGTCGTCTACGGCGACCGCCCGGCGACCGCCGACACCGCCCGGGTGCTGCGTGAGCTCGACGAGCGCCTGCGCGCGGCCCGCCCGGCCCTGGACCCCGAGGAGGCGCGCGGATGA
- a CDS encoding glycerophosphoryl diester phosphodiesterase membrane domain-containing protein, whose translation MTQEDDHRNPSGETPEAPADGGSPVPDARNGAGGAESWAAPGQGGDPAGAQGAPGSAEPRYPSQYPSFAPPAGGAPAESAPAGFAAPGSGEPAAQEHGAPGYGQQGYGQQAHQQPAYGQQAYGQAAYGQAPAQGFAAPGYGPQPGQGPWAGPHTGPQTGQWQAAPGQYPQGPGQGQPGYGYAPQAPKPGVVALRPMTLGDILNGAFTLIRRNPKTMVGLSLVIMAVTGVISSVGFGSYMSTYGEFVDRILNDPLAIDPNDPVPFGPWTLIAMYAGSLLSSLGIAIATGLLTATVGMAVLGGKLSPSQAWSSVKGRMWPVIGLALLRLLIDAVIATVAVFLGVGGFLLGLLMISGGSDVAGAVVAALGLVGAALFWLVVRVWIFVRIKFAMPAVVLERIGVGSALGRSWRLTQGSWWRIVLILFLTIIIVYFVSNILISPFTIGGIVPAVMFPGALWAAVLAGALMFIGQALTYAIVTPFEVGVTTLLYVDLRMRREGLDLKLHTAALSGREVGPEIYLPEQRA comes from the coding sequence ATGACCCAGGAGGACGACCACCGGAACCCGTCGGGGGAGACCCCGGAGGCGCCCGCCGACGGTGGATCGCCCGTGCCCGACGCCCGGAACGGCGCCGGGGGCGCGGAGTCCTGGGCCGCTCCGGGGCAGGGGGGCGACCCCGCCGGGGCACAGGGCGCGCCGGGGTCCGCGGAGCCGCGGTATCCGTCCCAGTACCCGTCCTTCGCGCCGCCCGCGGGCGGCGCCCCCGCGGAGAGCGCACCCGCCGGGTTCGCCGCACCGGGTTCGGGCGAGCCCGCGGCGCAGGAGCACGGGGCGCCCGGGTACGGACAGCAGGGGTACGGGCAGCAGGCCCACCAGCAGCCCGCGTACGGACAGCAGGCGTATGGACAGGCGGCGTACGGACAGGCGCCCGCGCAGGGGTTCGCCGCCCCCGGGTACGGCCCGCAGCCCGGACAGGGCCCCTGGGCCGGCCCCCACACCGGTCCGCAGACCGGCCAGTGGCAGGCGGCCCCGGGGCAGTACCCGCAGGGACCGGGCCAGGGCCAACCGGGATATGGGTACGCACCCCAGGCTCCCAAGCCCGGCGTGGTGGCGCTGCGCCCGATGACCCTCGGGGACATCCTCAACGGCGCGTTCACCCTCATCCGCCGCAACCCGAAGACCATGGTCGGCCTGTCGCTGGTCATCATGGCCGTCACCGGCGTGATCTCCTCCGTCGGCTTCGGCAGTTACATGTCCACGTACGGGGAGTTCGTCGACCGGATACTGAACGACCCCCTGGCCATCGACCCCAACGACCCGGTGCCGTTCGGGCCGTGGACCCTGATCGCCATGTACGCGGGCAGCCTGCTGTCCTCCCTCGGAATCGCCATCGCCACCGGCCTGCTCACGGCGACGGTCGGCATGGCGGTGCTGGGCGGCAAGCTCTCCCCTTCCCAAGCCTGGTCCTCCGTCAAGGGGCGGATGTGGCCGGTGATCGGGCTGGCACTGTTGCGGCTGCTCATCGACGCGGTCATCGCCACCGTTGCCGTGTTCCTCGGCGTGGGAGGGTTCCTGCTCGGCCTCCTGATGATCAGCGGGGGCAGCGACGTGGCCGGGGCCGTCGTCGCAGCACTCGGCCTCGTCGGTGCCGCCCTCTTCTGGCTCGTGGTCCGGGTCTGGATCTTCGTGCGGATCAAGTTCGCGATGCCCGCCGTCGTTCTGGAGCGCATCGGTGTCGGTTCCGCGCTGGGCCGCTCGTGGCGGCTGACCCAGGGCAGCTGGTGGCGGATCGTCCTCATCCTGTTCTTGACGATCATCATCGTCTACTTCGTAAGCAACATCCTGATCAGCCCGTTCACCATCGGCGGGATCGTGCCCGCGGTCATGTTCCCGGGCGCGCTGTGGGCGGCCGTCCTCGCCGGGGCACTGATGTTCATCGGCCAGGCGCTGACCTACGCCATCGTGACCCCGTTCGAAGTGGGTGTGACCACCCTGCTCTACGTCGACCTGCGGATGCGGCGCGAGGGCCTGGACCTGAAGCTGCACACCGCGGCCCTGTCCGGCCGCGAGGTCGGCCCGGAGATCTACCTGCCGGAGCAGCGGGCGTGA